The genomic interval CACCATGCTGAACAAACTAATTTCAAATGGGAATTTGACCTAAAGCTAACAGAAGCATGCaaagttacaaaatataatgatGTTGAACCATATGACTCAACCAGGGAGAATGAGGAAGAAGGGAATAACATGATCAATAAAAAGGAACAGGAGCATAAATAAAGGACTAACCTTTTCAGGGCTGAACTTCAGCTTATATCTAGACAAGCTGTGGGATAAACCAAGGCTCATTGGACCAAGGTCTTGTGCACCCAGCCCAGATATAAGCTCTGTGAGCTGGTTTCTTAACCCTCTCATGAGCTCCATGACAGCACTGTTATGAAGGCAGTCAATTTTCTGCAAATGAACTTCAAATTATAAGTACTACAGGTGGTTCTACATAAACAACGCAACCAAGGAGGCTAACTAACCAGCTTCTCTTTTATAGCATTCCCAAGTTTAGAGTCAGCCACAGCTAATGTTTCACCCTCACAGTGCTTCTGCAAGAACTTGCGCAAACCCTTGGTAGGCTTGCTGTCAATAATGAGGGTTGCAGCAGAAAGGGCATCAGATGTGTTCTCAAACTTGTTGAAAGCCTTCAGCTCGACCACCTaaatagttaatttgtttggtcaggAGACAAAATACTGTgtaaagaacaaaaattatattagcaTTAACAGGAAGATATGAAGAAGCTCATTGTAATTCTCAGTAAAGTAACATGGGTTCTGCATATGACATTGTTCTCATATAGATTGAGTTCCCATAAACTCAATGCGCATAAAGAAGCAATGTTCAGCAGAATTTATTTCTCAAGTCTCTGTATTGGCATAGGACAGAGTAGGTACAGTATAGAAGACTGAACTAACCATTACCATCTATCTATATCTCTCACCATACGCAAACACATCCAAAACAATACTGCAGTTCGGAAAACTGTAGAATTAGTCAGCTTTTTTTGGGGTTTCTGCATAACACATTCAAAACAATACAGGTAGTTCCGAACACCGTAGAATTagcctctcttttttttttttgcttctggAAAATCACATATCCCCACTGGCAAGGCCATGTCTAAGTTAAACTTGTGGAACCTAGTGAAGCCAAGGGCCCTcgcttatttaataaaaaaagagaaacatttttttgccatgtagaagaagaaaaacaaaacctttCTCGCCGAGTCGGATGTCGTGAACTCCTTCCATAGATCCTACAAAGCATGACCAAACAACGTGCATCGCAATCGATTAGTCCACTGAACACTCCACCGAGAGCCAATCCAAGAGCTGAAGCTTCGGCCGCCGCGAAGACTCACCTCAACCTTGTCGAGCTTGCCCTCGTCGAGCACCTTGAAGAGGGCGAACCCCGCGGGCGTCTCGAACAGCACCAGCATCTCTCACCTGTGGCCCAGAACCGCAGGCGCAAACCCCCAAATCAGCTTCGGTTCATACACCGAGCAGCCGGCCAGGGGACACacgaaaaagagggaaaaattGCGCAAACCTCTTTGGTCGGCGTACGCCTGCGGCGGcacgggagggggagggggcagGGTGTGGGGAGCTggagacgccgccgccgccgccgccgcggtgagGTTTAGCGCGCGGCGAgaccgggggggggggggggttggggGAGGGAAGGCGGGGCGGGGAGAGGGGTTTAGGGCTTGGGCCTGTGGGGTTTTTATACGGGTAGCGAGTGAGATATGGTGGCCCATCTCACCGTTAGTTCGACCGGGTGGAGATTTTGAGCCGTTGGATGGATTTTTAGGTCGTGGGGGAGGGTGCCTGCTGGGTTAGTAGTAGGCTAGGCTGCCTAGCTCCTGGCCCGCGCCAGCGAACCCGCGAGGGATGCGGCGGCCGGCAggggcgcacggcggcgcgagctGTATCCTTCGTCGGTGGCGATGGGCCGAccgacggcggaggagagggcgAGCGCACCCGCTCTCTTTGGACAACTTTGTTCTAACATTCTCGTACAATCGTTGTTTTGTTGTTCGGTGGATAATCGAAACTGTTTATTAACTATTACAAGATGATTAATAGatggaaattttataggtATATTCCTAATAATCTAAACGTattggttgaaaatttaaaatatgataaaaaacacaaaatgtaaactataaatataagtttcagaatttaaaatttagcttataaacgtaAGTAAGAAGATAGGAATATAGTTTGCAAATCTTCGGCTAAAACATGGATAATGAGCTTTGGTGAATTAGTCCCCATCAAATTGCAACTTAGGAAAAACATGTGAATGGAAAAGACGTAGGAATTAAACCAGAAGTTATCTAATCTCATAGaactaaaaacacaaaaacataGATAGAAGTCCATGGATTACACTGCATGGAAAAATAAGCCAAAAGCACTGGGCTGATGTGGTTTGGAGCTAAAAGTAACCTTACCATTTCTTATCAATTCCGAATTTTGGCAAGTTTTTGTATGGCCGAATTTGATGAGGTGAAGTTGTGTTTGGATTGAATCCAAAATAGCCAAAGTTACTATTGAAGTGGCATATTCTTTCTAGGCTTGCCAAATTAGTTTCAATCAGAAGGACAACAAACACTATTAAGGTCTTTTTTGtttcagcttaagattattgTAGTGtaatttatagaaataaactaaaagaaaTGCTCGGACTATTGtaatagcttattataatctaaagcCCAATTTTTTGTAATCTGATAATCTCCTATACGGATGCTTTATCCAGGTTATTAGATGGCTAAATGCCCAATACCCTCAGGAGCTTTAAGATAATTACCTATATTGTCATCCATTATCTAATTCAGTTTACAGTAATCTAGTTTAATAATCTAGCTTACAATAATTCTAGGTGGAAACAGACAGAGCTTAAAATTACCAAATATTGCTAAGACCAATTTAGACCACAAATCAAAACGTTGTCGGTGCAGGGTGTAGAGGGTGTAGAGAGGACATCGGCGACCGCAAGTTGTGCAACGGTGGCGAAGCGACAGGCTTTGCTGGCGTGGGCATTGGATAGCTGCGCCTTTGCCGGCGCGGAGAAAAGAAGAGCAACGTGGATGGATGACAGTCGCATATGGGGATGAGCTTCTTGGGCGACCATGTGCGATGCCTCATGCGTGGATAGGCCCAGGAAGGTAGCGACCATGGGCTGATACACTGGTGGGCCGGCGTGCGGATAAGGAAGGAGGTTGTGGTGGGTTGGACCAtaaggaaagaaagaagagaggaggaggaggaggaggaggaggaggaggaggaggaggaggaggaggaggaggaggaccggttttaaaaaaatgattgtgtgattttttaaagatgtttTGGAGAAGAATATTTGATTGGATTtgagttcaaatttaaactcaattTTGATACTTAAGCTGTGTGGAAATTGGAGAAATATGTGATGACTGGAGATTATAAGGATATTTGAATTCCAAAATTCAACTCCCAGGACTTGAAGGATTTTTAGAAGTGGAGGTGACAAACATTCAAATTACAAATTTGGGACATGATTTTAGATAGAATTTGGAGTTAGGGTGGGAAGGATCAAATCGAGATCTTGGTACTTAGTTCATTAAACTCACACAaagaaacaatattttcacaaatagggtttttattcaaatagtttttaaCGGTCCAAAATTGGCATGTTATATATGCTTGCATCGTCGGATTGAGAGAGCAGGTATTTGGAACCATCGTCTTTGACATcttgcaaataaaaagtatGAATAAGGTCTTTGGAAATCGCTACACTTGAGTGCTTGTTATCCGTCTACCATGGAGTGTTTTCCTTATTCAATCGTATTGCACCGTCGTCAACGCATACTACCGTGTAACATCAACAAAGTCATTACTGAGAAAGTTCTAATTTAGAACCCGAACCCGATTTAGAACCATCGATTCGTTCCAATCttgttttgtattttagaTCTATTAGTATGCAATGTTTTCATATAATATCTTTCATACGAGAGAGTTTtgttactttatatattcaatattgatatttatttataaaataaattaaatctacgtatatttgtattttcaatCGAATCACGAggttttttcttcctctttcaCGGTGTACAATCTACACCATGTCTTGGTGATGCACCATGCTTCGCAGTGCCAATTTTAATCGACCATTGTAGGTTGCTCCCTGTTGCATGATCTTTTTTCCTCTGTTCCTTATGCAGGTTTCTTCCTCATCTGCAAAATTGGAATTCAGACTCTCAGAAGCAGCATCAATACGTGTTGATCTccccaacaaaaataaaacaaaaaatctatGTGGCCAACAAATCTACGTACGTGTTGGCCTCTCTCTGGAATAGAACAAAAGAGGGAAActagagaagaaaaatctcAATTTGTTTTTGGCCTCTTCGAAATAGAACAAAAACTATCTAATTTTTGGGTCTCCCTTcgaaaaagaacaaaagagGGAAATTagtgaagaaattttataggtacCCATGCATTTGAACTCTGGACATATAATGCATACATGCTTAATTGTGTTCTGCGGTTCGTACGTGGTCCTATAATCAAGATTCTTTGCTAAGAGATGAGATTTTGATTCAGAGCTTGATTTTCAAATAACAGCGGAGATTTCTTACTTGCCGAGCTATTGCTGCTGATTACCAATGTAGGTTTTGGCGTAATATTAACCGCCACAACACTTGGTCCCACTTGTCATTCTTTGAGGCTATATGGAGAGTACTAACATGGTAATAGCTagcaatgttttgactttaaccactaatttaaatataaatttaaatttaaatgtttgctTATAAGCACGACTGGAAccgaaaagatgggggtgtCATTAACTACCTTTGGATTGAATTAATGATGCCGCCTATAAACGAACTCCTCCgtgcattattttttaattatttaaatttttaataaataattttattattacacctcaaatgaaaatatttttaatataaaaacctTTTATTCATGCCACCAACAACGAAATAGCAATACAACTCTATCATAACAAGCCTTACACGTCAATCATTATATATGGTGACAGTATTGTTTTACCATGCCAATGTTGATGGCGTAGCGAAAAAGTtcatacaataaaaatactttttaaaggtgagtaataaaattatttattaaaaatgttcaaaaaattaaaaaaaatcaccgtGCCTCCTAGTACCGTGACACCATCTCGCTCGGTACATCGACGGCGTTCTCTCGTCTGACAGCTCAACGCGATCACCACCACCCGAAgccattagagcaagttcaataatatagccaaataatagttaataaatacgataattatttataaaacatatactaccataTTCTACCTGTCATATGGCAGTGAATGCGTGCGTCGTGGACTGGCAACGCACAGTGCGGTGGTGGCATGCGAAGGAGACGGAGTCGATGTGTGTGAGTTGCACACGCGTGCGGTTTGTGGATGATAAACGGAACTTGGACTCTCAAATATAGGCACAAATAAGGAGATACAGCAAATTGCTAAATGTAGAAAATCATATGGTAAACCATTGAagagtgtttttttaaatttacttaaaaaaagatgGAGAGTATGGATAGAAAACTCTTATGAGATGCTTTACACCGTAAACCTATATCATTCCTCGTATATGAAACGCGAACCCGTTGATTAATATTTCTTACAGTTTGTTgattaataatatttcataataaAGTTTTAAAGTCAGAGATAGACTTTGAAAACACAATACTTTATTTGCGTCAAGTGGAGTTCAGAAAATCTGTGTTTCTACTTTCTGCGAGACCGGAAACCATCGCTTACCTCACCCCGGACGTCATCCACGGCCGCCTCCGATCACCAACTGCCGCGAcagctgcgccgccgtcgccgtcgccgtcgaacCATGGAGAAGCCACCCGCTTCTCCCCTCCCATCACCTGTCATCCCCGATCCTGAgatcctccctcccctcctcggCAACTCTCGCCGGAATACGCCTCGACAGCGACTGACCACTCATCGCCATCTCATctcccgccgctgctgctgccaccaaccagcctcgccgccggccgacacTGACTCGCCGGCCCCactccccggccgccgtcttcgtcgtcgtcggctccAACCAACAAAGGTCTCCCAAGTTGCGGTCGCTAAGCTCGTGACCTGACACCTGTCCGGTGGGAGGCCAGACGGGGACGAATCGGGCATAGCGAGTATCTTCTTGCTCGCTGGTCTCTCCTGTCCCTTTCGCCATTGCCAATTCGTTTACTTCTCTTTCCCCTCCCCATCTTATCGCGCAAGCAACGAGGCGTCATCTCCTTTTCCACTTCTtaatcatcttcttcttgtaCGCTCCACTCACCCACCGAGCTTGACGCTGCTCTCTctccgcggcgcggcggcggcggagtcggaGTCGTCGGGAGGATGGATCGAGGTGACAGGGAGGTAGCTGAAGAGAGGGTGGATCAAGAACCGGAGGTGGAGGtcgaggagaaggaggaggaggggtccAAGGCGGGAGAGGCCGACACGggcacgggcacggcggcgtgcGACtactgcggcggcgcggtggcggcggtgtacTGCCGGGCCGACACGGCCAGGCTCTGCCTGCCGTGCGACCGCCACGTGCACGGCGCCAACGCGGTGTGCTCCCGCCACGCGCGGGCCCCGCTCTgcgccgcctgccgcgccgccggggccgtcttccgccgcgccgccgcgggcgacTTCCTCTGCTCCAACTGCGACTTCGCCAGGCACCGCGGCACGGCGCCGCTCCACGACCGCTGCACGGTGCAGCCGTACACCGGGTGCCCCTCCGCgctcgacctcgccgcgctcctcgGGGTCGCCTGCTCCgacaaggcggcggcggcggcggcggaggggggagACGGCGGGTGGTGGGCCATCTGGGAGGAGCCCCAGGTGCTCAGCCTCGAGGACCTCATCGTCCCGACCACTTCCTGCCATGGATTCGAGCCTCTCCTCACGCCATCCTCCCCCAAGGTTTTAATTTCACTCTTCTACTGTTCACCGTCCGAAAAATTCACCCAAATTTCTTGATCACCTTATATTGACCCCCATTTATCCGGCTTAATTCTGGCTCATTTTCTACTCCAAAAGAATCAAAGCTCGTCGGATCTGAAGGTGAGTGAGGAGATCATAAGACAGCTAACGGAGCTCGCCGATTCGGACGGTGGCGCGCTCGTAGAGGCTCATCGTGAGGCGGCAGAGCCGGCTGGTGATCAGCAGTTGCCTTCATGGGCAACATCACAGCAACAGCACATCGCTGGACATGGCAATTTTGGTACTGAGAACACCAATGATGTTACAACCATGCCGACACCTGGCTATGAGGTTTGGCCCCCTCAAAACTTCAAGTCTTCATTCAGTGCACCTGACTGAAATTTTGTCTACTGTTTTCCAACCTGTGGATGTGCTTATTAGCTATTTGCAATTGTTCACCAACCAACAAGAATCTATGCTGATTGTGTACCACATGTGATGAAGTTGCTCCTTAGCATGATTTGCAATGGCCATTAGTCTGTAGCTATGTTGATGGGGCATATATGTTCTATAGTGCCAAATGTCGGCAACTCAAGATACGTCCCCTTAGTCATCAGAACCCCTCAATTATTTCCTGTTTATCTTTTGAGAGAATAAGCCCCAATTTTGACATTGACAAGAAGAATGATCTCATTCTGTCGTTTTCTCCTATATTGTGATATTCATGTAAGATAACTTCTACACTTACTGATACATGGATAATCTTTTAAACCGGGACAAGGATAGTACTAGTATTATTTAGTAACACACTAACACAGTCCTGTCCAGATTGTGGGAACTTTAATCTAAATCGAAATTATCCATGGAAATGCAGAGTAGGACAATAGGTCTACTTCAGCAGACAAACAGCTAAGAGCTATAATCATCCAAATCTGCACTATTTTTCATCGTAAATTCTTTTGTGCATAGTATTACTTGGAGATCTAATAGCGCCAGTTTATCTGTCTGTCAGAATGCTGGATGGGACAACAGTGATTACCATGTGCTAAATGATTCATGCAAGATCGAGTTCACATATGAGCAAGCTCCAGTCAGCTCAGCTGAAGCATGCCTTTCATCATTCGTTCAGATATCTCAACTTTGTCCCAGCATGAGCAATGGTGGCAACATGGAGGACACTCGCCAGACAAATCCTGAAAATGGCACACCAATGCAAGTCCACCCCAAGAGGCCTGAAATAGTTCCTTGCCCCGACAGGAACTCCGTCATTTCACGCTATAAAGAAAAGAGGAAGACAAGAAGGTGAAACAAGCTTGTGGCGtcacatgacattttttttctcttgaaaCTTCCTTGGACAGTTACAAaggattttctttttgggaTTTGTCTGTGTTCCGAGTTCCTATCTAACTGTCTCACAATGGATTCTTGCAGATTCGACAGGCAGGTCCGGTATGAGTCTCGAAAAGCTCGAGCTGATAGCAGGCTGAGGATTAAGGGCCGTTTTGCGAAAACGAATCAGATTTGAGccttaatatattttgcatcTTGTACATGAGAATACTAAATAGGACCAAACCATAAAGTACAAGAAAATCTCAGTATTTTGTATGTACCCAGCAACCCACCCAGTGGCCACACTATACCGAGGAGAATCTGTTTTTTATGTACCCAGCAACCCACCCAGTGGCCACACTATACCGAGGAGAATCTGTTTCATCGAACTCAGTATTATGAAGTCAATGATACTTCTTACATGCAAAGGGTATTGACATTATGGTTGTTTGCCCACAGCTTTACTGCACTCTATCTCAGTGTTACTGCAAGGAGATTTGCtctagtccaacaaaaagtacctaccaaatcgtttttcactGTTGGATTTAGCTGaataggatgtgcactgttagatcaaTAATCATAagtgatttggtacctcgagaggtacctcgagatactttttgttggaccgaaacAAATCTATATTGCAAAAGCTTATGATGACCAGTTTAATTGTGTCACATTTGAGTTGCAGATTTGTTGACATGGAAAAGGACCGTTGTCTATGATGAACTTACGTGGAATTGCATGTCAATGGCTGGATTGCATTTGGAGTGTTTACAAATCTGGAAACCGATGAAATTGCAGATACGATATTAATCTCCTATAAAGGAGTCATCTTTGATTTATGTCTGATTTGAGAGAGCAAAACTAACACCCTCCTTTCAAATTGGACGACACATTGTATGGTACAACTGAACGGCTAATGGCGTCTGAAACATCAAGAACTCGAAGCCTCATTCACCTTTCTACAACACTCGAATCACTCATGGACGATGTGTAATTTACAAGCACCTTGCTGGGTTGCCAAGAAAATGGCGATGGCAACCAAGAAGGCGAGGAGGCCTAGAAGATGGTCTGCTCACCGAGCTCCTGCCCGGCCATGCCCTCCCTGATCACCCGCTCGAAGAACTGCTCGAGCGTGTCGTTGCCGTAGCTCGGCGTCTTCTCGTCGCTGTACTCGCCGGTCTCCGGGTCCAGCACCAGCATGCTCTCCGACGCGTAATACCTCCCGATCTTGCCGAACTCCGCCGCGTCCTCCAACCCCGGGAACACCTTGGCGAGCCCGTCGAGCACCCAGATGGCGGCGTCCATGATCTGGATCGGCACCTTGATGAACTTGGGCTCGCGCCCCAGCAGCCGGAACAGCATCTCCCCCTGCTCCAGCGGCGTCAGCGCCTTCCCCGGCCCGCCGATGGGGAGGATCTTGTTGGCCTTGTCCTCGTCGAAGATGCAGTCGGCGATGTAGGCGGCGAGGTCCTCCTCGCTGATGGGCTTGCAGGCGCAGAGCTTCCCGTCGCCGAACATGACGTAGGGCTGGCCGTTCTTGACGGTGTCGACCTGGCCGCCGAGGGACTTGAAGAAGGCGGTGGGGCGAACGATGCTGTAGGTGAAGGACGGGTCGCGGGACGcctcggcggcgagctcgtccTCGAACCTGAGCTTGGCGCGCTGGAACTCGAGGAGCGGCTTCTGGACGCAGACGGCGGAGAGGAGCACGAAgtgggcggcgccgaggcccCGCGCGGCCTGGAGGGTGTGGAGCGTGGCGCGGTAGTCCACGCGCCACGAGTcctggacgccgccgccgcggctggcGAGGCAGCACACCGCGGCGTGGATGGGCCCGTGCGTggacaggtcggcgaggagcgcgTCCGCGTCGGTGACGTCGGAGAAGACCACGCGCGCTGGGGCGAGGTCGGCGACGACCTCCTCCGGGCCGTTCCGGCCGCGCAGGCCGCTCCGGGAGCGCGCTACCGCGACCACGgggtggccgcggcggaggagctcgcGGACGACGAACCGGCCGATGTAGCCCGTGGCGCCCGTGACGAGCACGGTGGTCTCCGACGGGGCCATTGAGCGGAAGGACCGCGCCGATGCCGCTGCAGCTGCCGgtgcggcaggcggcggcgagggcgggaCAGAGGATGCGACGACAACGCCGCCCCGAAGGCCACCCTTTGGGGCGGCAGCGCGGAAGGAGACGAGGCGGTGCACCGGTCGAGCAGAGGCGGAgctagtggaggaggaggaggaagaggcggcggcggcggcgaggtgggaggagaggaggaggccggccaTGGCGGGGCGGGCAGGAGGCGTTCGACGGAATGCGGGAGACGGAGGGCGACGTGGAGGCCGGCAGGATCAGGAGGAGGggagccggccggcgagcgttTGTGGTGGTGGCGTCGCGACCAAATCCGGGAGCGTGATTGCGCTGACGTCACTTGATCTTTTGGACAAAACgatcaaaccaaaccaaaaattaaataaaaaagcccAATAAAACTCAGCACTGGGCTTTAAAACTTCCCAGCCCAATGGGCCTCCATGAGAAGAATGCCACAACAACATTGGGCCCATCAGGAGCCCATCTTAACGACGCTTTATTAAAGATCAAGTGACTCGATGCCCCACCGAACAAAACCCtagcctctcctcctcctcctcctccgccgccggcattGGCGAACGATGCTTCTCCAATCTTTCTTTCCGTCGTGTTCTTTGTTTCTCTATTTAGGTCGTCCTGGAACCGCTGATCTTTCGCTGGCGGCTGTTCTCGCGGTGTTTCTCCCTCTGATTTTCGTGTCATCTTTGAGGTGTGGCTGATGATTACCACCCTGTGTCTTGTGTGACGAGTGACGTTCTGTTGTTGCAAGGGAAGTTCTTTGATTTGGGCTTTGCTGATCGTTCATCGTGATTTCGATCGGACTTTTGAGATCTTgatgagtggtggtggtgttggttTTGGCCGGTGATGACAAGCTTATGGTATGAGCGTCAGTAACTAATGTGCGCATCGGGTAGAGAGATAACCCGAGTTACTGACGGCCAAGATTCATGTGCCAAAATGCTAATCTGAGGCTAAACCATCATCTCCTTGATTAGGCCTGGGCATAAAAAATCGAGACCCTTAACTAGGCCTGGACATAAAAAGACCCAGACCGAAAGACCGAACTGAGAAGACCCAGACCGAGAGACTAAGACCGAGAAATTCGGTCCCGGTCTCGGGTGAAGGAGGTGAAAAACCGATAAATTCGGTCCGGTCTTCGGATATAGGGCTCGGTACCCGAAAAGACCGAATTTATCTTGTTTTAGTTTATTGTCTCCTTGTCCTTGGTTAAACTATGGTTGAATTGTGATTGGACTTTGGTATTTGTGACTTGAGATTCTGTCTGTACTTCTGTGAATTAGTTAACTATGAATTGTGTTGTCTAATGAATTGTGTTGTGAAATATGAAATTGTGCGATGAAATTTTCTGTGATTTTTGaactttattaaaatttagggCACTTCGGTCAGAACCTAAGACCGAACAAGACCGAATTTCTCggtctttcatttttttcaaaaccgaTCTTCGCTAGAGACCAAAGACCAAGACCGAATTTCTCggtctttcatttttttcaaaaccgaTCTTCGCTAGAGACCAAAGACCAAGACCGAACCGAAACCGAACGCCACGCCTACCCTTGACAAACAACTAATTGACCCCGTCTCAATGTTCATATCTATCGAGCGTAAGGACTCTCGAGCTGTAGTAGTTTGCTACCTTTGCTAA from Oryza brachyantha chromosome 3, ObraRS2, whole genome shotgun sequence carries:
- the LOC102722946 gene encoding zinc finger protein CONSTANS-LIKE 13-like is translated as MDRGDREVAEERVDQEPEVEVEEKEEEGSKAGEADTGTGTAACDYCGGAVAAVYCRADTARLCLPCDRHVHGANAVCSRHARAPLCAACRAAGAVFRRAAAGDFLCSNCDFARHRGTAPLHDRCTVQPYTGCPSALDLAALLGVACSDKAAAAAAEGGDGGWWAIWEEPQVLSLEDLIVPTTSCHGFEPLLTPSSPKNQSSSDLKVSEEIIRQLTELADSDGGALVEAHREAAEPAGDQQLPSWATSQQQHIAGHGNFGTENTNDVTTMPTPGYENAGWDNSDYHVLNDSCKIEFTYEQAPVSSAEACLSSFVQISQLCPSMSNGGNMEDTRQTNPENGTPMQVHPKRPEIVPCPDRNSVISRYKEKRKTRRFDRQVRYESRKARADSRLRIKGRFAKTNQI
- the LOC102699390 gene encoding divinyl chlorophyllide a 8-vinyl-reductase, chloroplastic codes for the protein MAGLLLSSHLAAAAASSSSSSTSSASARPVHRLVSFRAAAPKGGLRGGVVVASSVPPSPPPAAPAAAAASARSFRSMAPSETTVLVTGATGYIGRFVVRELLRRGHPVVAVARSRSGLRGRNGPEEVVADLAPARVVFSDVTDADALLADLSTHGPIHAAVCCLASRGGGVQDSWRVDYRATLHTLQAARGLGAAHFVLLSAVCVQKPLLEFQRAKLRFEDELAAEASRDPSFTYSIVRPTAFFKSLGGQVDTVKNGQPYVMFGDGKLCACKPISEEDLAAYIADCIFDEDKANKILPIGGPGKALTPLEQGEMLFRLLGREPKFIKVPIQIMDAAIWVLDGLAKVFPGLEDAAEFGKIGRYYASESMLVLDPETGEYSDEKTPSYGNDTLEQFFERVIREGMAGQELGEQTIF